Proteins from a genomic interval of Equus quagga isolate Etosha38 chromosome 13, UCLA_HA_Equagga_1.0, whole genome shotgun sequence:
- the THEM4 gene encoding acyl-coenzyme A thioesterase THEM4 → MLRSCAPRLRTLGALRGLTGGARPAVGDAGPALRLFSSEKFIDKDRSLPNPSWSKEIRLLFDQFMKKCEDGSWKRVPSYRYISPQDSKPTKEEGQMSRARIFSRSYDDGLGFEFVMFHNDVEKRTVCFFQGGPHLQGPSGLLHGGALATMIDVTGGVTAVMTGESVMTANLNINFKRPIPLGSVIVINSQIDKVEGRKFFVSCDVRSVDEKTLYSNATGLFISLDPEKK, encoded by the exons ATGCTGAGGAGCTGCGCCCCGCGCCTGCGCACGCTCGGGGCCCTGCGCGGCCTCACGGGAGGCGCGCGCCCGGCGGTGGGAGACGCGGGACCCGCCCTG aggttgttttcttctgagaaattcatTGATAAGGACCGTTCTCTCCCCAATCCCAGCTGGAGCAAGGAAATAAGACTCCTGTTTGACCAGTTCATGAAGAAATGTGAAGATGGCTCCTGGAAGCGTGTGCCTTCGTATAGATATATATCTCCTCAAG ATTCAAAGCCTACAAAAGAAGAAGGACAAATGTCACGGGCCCGGATCTTCTCCAGAAGCTATGATGATGGGCTGGGCTTTGAATTTGTGATGTTCcataatgatgttgagaaaaggaCAGTTTGCTTCTTTCAAGGAGGTCCTCACCTACAAGGACCATCTGG ATTGCTTCACGGAGGTGCCCTTGCAACCATGATTGATGTTACTGGTGGTGTGACTGCAGTTATGACTGGGGAATCTGTCATGACTGCCAATCTCAACAtcaattttaaaag acCTATCCCCCTTGGTTCTGTTATTGTGATAAATAGCCAAATTGATAAAgttgaaggaaggaaattttttgtttcctgtgatGTTCGAAGTGTTGATGAGAAGACCCTATACTCAAATGCAACAG gcTTATTTATAAGTCTGGATCCTGAAAAAAAGTAG